Proteins encoded in a region of the Vicia villosa cultivar HV-30 ecotype Madison, WI linkage group LG5, Vvil1.0, whole genome shotgun sequence genome:
- the LOC131605130 gene encoding uncharacterized protein At4g04775-like: MSETNLSFASTNQSGARRRGSRCWCGLESPLMTSWTYENPERRFHGCGNFKVMKRKGCNYFQWVDEDMSNRAKDLIRTLKDKNDEIADLLKDTKNSEDLLKMKIKLMSYFVGFCMVFVLLLVFALVATHVFK; encoded by the coding sequence ATGTCTGAAACAAATTTGTCCTTTGCCTCAACGAATCAGTCTGGTGCAAGAAGAAGAGGGAGTAGATGTTGGTGTGGGCTTGAGTCTCCATTGATGACGTCATGGACTTACGAAAATCCAGAAAGAAGATTTCATGGTTGTGGTAACTTTAAGGTGATGAAGAGAAAAGGTTGTAATTACTTTCAATGGGTTGATGAAGACATGAGCAACAGGGCTAAAGATTTGATTAGAACTTTGAAGGACAAGAATGATGAGATTGCGGATTTACTTAAGGACACCAAGAATAGTGAAGATTTGCTCAAGATGAAGATTAAGTTAATGTCTTATTTTGTTGGTTTTTGTATGGTGTTtgtattattacttgtgtttgcATTGGTTGCAACACATGTATTCAAATGA